In Arthrobacter sp. CDRTa11, one DNA window encodes the following:
- a CDS encoding molybdopterin molybdotransferase MoeA codes for MSGGTLEFSPASSASGRASPTWAEARQLAFDCAVPLPPVDVPLSSAAGHTLTRDVAALQELPHYQSSAMDGWAVSGCGPWLLTDDEHFLPPGRARVIATGGLVPAGATSILRKESGAVHQDADGSALLELNGSAKDGEPGRGQHIRPAGEEAAAGDVLIPAGTKLNPGHIALAAVAGHDTLQVQRKPVVGIVLTGSEVVTEGVPEPGHVRDTFGPQLGTVISLLGGTSAGSLRIGDSYHEWLGALGGSESIPGPLPDVTITTGGTGCSGTDHFRGAISALGGQLLLDGIAMRPGHPAVLAVLPNGRFVVGLPGNPLAAMMALITIGAPLLEALGGQPLGAVGQVTSAADVDPSPGRTRLIPCRFIEGLAFPASHTGPGMVRGLAWADGVMAVPSAGVLSGEPVPVLPLPWTQHNEMILSATKHLRSTTWHA; via the coding sequence ATGAGTGGCGGCACCTTGGAGTTCTCCCCTGCCTCTAGCGCTTCCGGACGGGCCTCCCCCACTTGGGCAGAGGCCCGCCAGCTGGCGTTCGATTGCGCTGTCCCGCTTCCGCCGGTGGATGTTCCGCTCTCATCGGCAGCCGGCCACACGCTGACCCGCGATGTCGCCGCCCTGCAAGAGCTCCCCCATTACCAGTCCTCCGCCATGGACGGCTGGGCCGTCAGCGGTTGCGGCCCGTGGCTCCTCACCGACGATGAGCACTTCCTGCCGCCCGGGCGGGCCAGGGTCATAGCCACCGGCGGACTGGTACCTGCGGGCGCCACGTCAATACTCCGCAAGGAGAGCGGCGCGGTCCACCAGGACGCTGACGGCAGCGCCCTCCTGGAGCTCAACGGCAGCGCCAAGGATGGCGAACCTGGACGGGGCCAGCACATCCGTCCTGCAGGCGAAGAAGCTGCGGCCGGTGACGTGCTGATCCCTGCCGGCACAAAACTGAACCCTGGCCACATTGCGCTTGCCGCTGTGGCTGGGCATGACACTCTGCAGGTGCAGCGCAAACCGGTGGTCGGAATCGTCCTGACCGGTTCCGAAGTAGTCACCGAGGGCGTTCCGGAACCGGGACACGTCAGGGACACTTTTGGTCCCCAGCTGGGCACAGTCATTTCCCTGCTGGGCGGCACATCCGCCGGTTCCCTGCGGATCGGGGATTCCTATCATGAATGGCTAGGGGCACTTGGCGGTTCAGAATCAATCCCCGGGCCCCTGCCGGACGTGACCATAACCACTGGCGGAACCGGGTGTTCCGGGACAGACCATTTCCGAGGTGCCATCAGCGCTCTCGGCGGTCAGTTGCTCCTGGATGGCATCGCCATGCGGCCCGGCCACCCGGCTGTCCTGGCCGTCCTCCCGAACGGCCGCTTCGTCGTCGGACTGCCCGGTAATCCCTTGGCAGCAATGATGGCCCTCATCACCATTGGCGCGCCACTGCTGGAGGCACTCGGAGGACAGCCCCTGGGCGCCGTCGGGCAGGTGACATCAGCCGCTGACGTTGATCCCTCCCCCGGCCGTACGCGCCTGATTCCCTGCAGGTTCATCGAGGGCCTGGCCTTCCCGGCCTCGCATACGGGGCCCGGCATGGTCCGGGGACTTGCCTGGGCCGATGGTGTCATGGCAGTTCCTTCCGCAGGGGTTCTGTCCGGCGAGCCGGTTCCTGTGCTCCCCCTCCCCTGGACGCAGCACAACGAGATGATCCTTTCCGCTACCAAGCACCTACGGAGCACCACATGGCACGCATGA
- the fdhA gene encoding formaldehyde dehydrogenase, glutathione-independent, producing MSGNRAVAYKEPGVVEIINTDYPSFELKDGPGVNPENVGRKVPHGAILRTVTTNICGSDQHMVRGRTTAPKDLVLGHEITGEVVEVGPDVEFIKVGDIVSVPFNISCGRCRNCKERKTGICLNVNPDRPGSAYGYVDMGGWVGGQAEYVLVPYADWNLLRFPDRDQALEKIMDLTMLSDIFPTGFHGAVTAGVGVGSTVYIAGAGPVGLAAAVGAQLLGAAVVIVGDMNEGRLAQARSFGCETVNVSKGDPKDQIEQILGVPEVDCGVDAVGFEARGHGKDASHEAPATVLNSLMDITAAGGALGIPGLYVTGDPGGIDDAAQHGSLSLSLGTGWAKSLSFTTGQCPVMNYNRQLMMAILHDKVQIAKAVNAKAIPLEEAPRGYAEFDAGSATKFVLNPNGYVKA from the coding sequence ATGTCCGGAAACAGAGCAGTCGCCTACAAAGAACCCGGCGTTGTTGAAATCATCAATACCGACTACCCGTCGTTCGAACTCAAGGACGGCCCCGGCGTCAATCCGGAGAATGTGGGCCGGAAAGTGCCCCACGGTGCCATCCTGCGCACGGTAACCACCAACATCTGCGGCTCGGACCAGCACATGGTGCGTGGCCGGACCACCGCTCCCAAGGACCTCGTCCTCGGCCATGAAATTACCGGCGAAGTGGTGGAAGTCGGCCCGGACGTGGAGTTCATCAAGGTGGGAGACATTGTCTCCGTACCGTTCAACATCTCCTGTGGCCGCTGCCGGAACTGCAAGGAGCGCAAGACGGGCATCTGCCTGAACGTCAACCCGGACCGCCCGGGAAGCGCCTACGGTTATGTGGACATGGGCGGCTGGGTGGGTGGCCAGGCAGAATACGTGCTGGTCCCCTACGCTGACTGGAACCTGCTCAGGTTCCCGGACCGCGACCAGGCCCTGGAAAAGATCATGGACCTGACCATGCTTTCCGATATCTTCCCCACTGGCTTCCACGGCGCAGTGACCGCCGGAGTCGGCGTCGGTTCCACTGTCTACATCGCCGGGGCAGGTCCTGTCGGCCTGGCGGCTGCCGTCGGTGCACAGCTGCTCGGTGCCGCGGTGGTCATTGTCGGTGACATGAACGAAGGCCGCCTGGCCCAGGCCAGGTCCTTCGGTTGTGAAACAGTGAACGTGTCCAAGGGCGATCCCAAGGACCAGATTGAACAGATCCTTGGCGTGCCGGAAGTGGACTGTGGCGTGGACGCCGTGGGATTCGAAGCCCGCGGACATGGCAAGGACGCCTCCCACGAAGCGCCGGCCACTGTGCTGAACTCCCTTATGGACATCACCGCCGCAGGTGGCGCACTGGGCATCCCGGGACTGTACGTGACCGGGGATCCCGGGGGAATCGACGATGCAGCCCAGCATGGATCCCTCTCCCTGTCGCTGGGCACCGGCTGGGCAAAATCCTTGTCCTTCACCACCGGACAGTGCCCCGTGATGAACTACAACCGCCAACTGATGATGGCCATCCTGCATGACAAGGTGCAGATCGCCAAGGCAGTGAACGCCAAGGCAATCCCGCTCGAAGAAGCGCCGCGCGGCTACGCCGAATTCGACGCCGGTTCGGCAACAAAGTTCGTCCTGAACCCGAACGGATACGTCAAGGCGTAG
- a CDS encoding GntR family transcriptional regulator: protein MASGGELPSDTASSYLSERQEDESFADFAYRALSDELILLDIKPGEPLNDDAISRRLGVGRTPIREAMKRLESDHLVVAYPRRGTFAAGVDITDLAEISEIRQLLEPAAAARAARMASPQLRQEIKEFANEVGEVLPQLHSQRDLMRLDMRVHRMIYRATGSRHLEDVLIRYDNLATRIWSLVLEKLPPVSEHIAQHIELLECIADGDSDAASRLTSKHVADFENLIRAVL, encoded by the coding sequence ATGGCAAGCGGTGGAGAATTACCGTCGGACACAGCAAGCTCGTACCTGTCAGAGAGGCAGGAGGACGAGTCCTTCGCCGACTTCGCCTACAGGGCACTCAGCGATGAACTGATACTCCTGGACATCAAGCCTGGCGAGCCCCTTAACGACGACGCGATTTCCCGTCGGCTCGGCGTGGGAAGGACGCCCATTCGCGAAGCCATGAAGCGCCTTGAAAGTGACCATCTGGTGGTGGCCTATCCCCGCCGCGGAACATTCGCGGCAGGGGTGGACATCACCGACTTGGCGGAAATCTCCGAAATACGGCAGCTTCTGGAACCTGCCGCAGCAGCGCGGGCCGCACGGATGGCTTCGCCGCAGCTGCGGCAGGAGATCAAGGAATTCGCCAATGAGGTGGGTGAGGTCCTGCCGCAGCTGCATTCCCAGCGGGACCTTATGCGCCTCGATATGCGCGTCCACCGGATGATCTACCGGGCTACAGGAAGCAGGCACCTTGAAGACGTCCTCATCCGCTATGACAATCTGGCGACGCGCATCTGGAGCCTTGTGCTGGAGAAACTGCCTCCTGTCTCTGAGCATATTGCCCAGCACATTGAGCTTCTTGAATGCATTGCGGATGGGGATTCCGACGCTGCTTCCCGGCTGACCAGCAAGCACGTGGCGGACTTCGAGAACCTGATCAGGGCCGTCCTGTAG
- a CDS encoding bifunctional 5,10-methylenetetrahydrofolate dehydrogenase/5,10-methenyltetrahydrofolate cyclohydrolase has translation MSTTLLSGRALAGLTQQKASDAARALEIDGLRPTLAVVVATDDGSTHWYVRSIERAAESAGIMCRIVDLGHDATGQVLASVLKDLSAEPSVNGIILQTPLPPGVDADALVGHIAPEKDIDGANPLSLGRLAVGQPSFAPATARAVVEILDHFDIPVAGRNVVVIGRSAVVGKPLSLLLMERDAAVTVCHSRSGPLEKYTRTADVVVVAAGRIGLLTGSHISSEAVVIDVGTNVLPDGSLVGDVDQASVRGVAAALTPVPGGVGSVTTSLLLLHTVEAAREQSRALLTATAG, from the coding sequence TTGAGCACCACACTTCTCTCCGGACGTGCACTGGCCGGCCTCACGCAGCAAAAGGCCTCCGACGCCGCCAGGGCTCTCGAAATCGACGGCCTCCGCCCTACGCTTGCGGTGGTTGTGGCCACCGACGACGGCTCCACACACTGGTATGTGCGGTCAATCGAACGGGCCGCAGAAAGCGCAGGCATCATGTGCCGCATTGTGGACCTTGGCCACGATGCCACCGGACAGGTTCTGGCGTCTGTCCTTAAGGATCTCAGCGCCGAGCCATCGGTAAACGGCATCATCCTGCAGACGCCGCTGCCTCCCGGCGTCGATGCAGATGCGCTGGTTGGACACATCGCCCCTGAAAAGGACATCGACGGCGCGAATCCACTGAGCCTGGGCCGGCTGGCAGTCGGCCAGCCCTCGTTTGCCCCCGCAACGGCACGGGCCGTCGTCGAGATCCTCGATCACTTCGACATCCCGGTGGCGGGCCGGAACGTCGTGGTGATTGGACGTTCAGCCGTTGTGGGAAAGCCGCTGTCGCTGTTGCTTATGGAACGTGACGCCGCGGTCACCGTCTGCCACTCCCGGTCAGGGCCGCTGGAGAAATACACCAGGACGGCCGACGTCGTGGTCGTCGCTGCCGGGCGCATCGGCCTGCTCACCGGCAGCCATATTTCCTCCGAGGCCGTAGTGATCGACGTCGGCACCAACGTCCTTCCCGACGGATCCCTGGTGGGGGACGTGGATCAAGCCAGTGTCCGGGGCGTCGCTGCGGCACTGACACCTGTTCCGGGCGGTGTCGGGTCAGTCACCACGTCCCTGCTTCTCCTGCACACCGTTGAGGCCGCGCGGGAACAGTCGCGGGCCTTGCTCACGGCAACGGCCGGGTAG
- a CDS encoding cyclodeaminase/cyclohydrolase family protein, whose product MISSETINGYLTRLSSREPTPGGGAAAAVHAAQGAALVAMVARYSTGPKYEQHAELVTRVIASADQLVVEALRLADADQHAFQGVIDAYKLPAGTDELKAARTASIQDALILAATTPAQLILLAGAVVDLATELFEVANANVISDVAAAVDAARAAATTARVNIDINVVAIKDTEARSRLAGQTDGLEEKVILAADSLAKRVRERILG is encoded by the coding sequence ATGATCAGTTCAGAAACAATAAACGGCTACCTCACCAGACTTTCCTCGCGTGAACCCACCCCTGGCGGCGGCGCAGCCGCGGCCGTCCACGCAGCCCAGGGGGCGGCACTGGTCGCCATGGTGGCCAGGTACTCCACCGGCCCGAAGTACGAGCAGCACGCCGAACTCGTGACCAGGGTCATCGCCTCCGCCGACCAGCTGGTGGTCGAGGCCCTGCGCCTCGCAGACGCGGACCAGCATGCCTTCCAGGGCGTCATCGATGCGTACAAACTTCCCGCCGGCACTGACGAGCTCAAGGCTGCACGAACAGCATCCATCCAGGACGCGCTGATCCTGGCCGCCACCACGCCGGCGCAACTCATCCTTCTTGCCGGGGCCGTTGTGGATCTTGCCACCGAACTTTTCGAGGTGGCCAATGCCAACGTAATCAGTGACGTCGCTGCCGCCGTCGACGCAGCACGGGCAGCCGCCACCACTGCGCGGGTGAACATCGACATCAATGTGGTTGCCATCAAGGACACTGAAGCCCGCTCCCGGCTGGCTGGCCAGACAGACGGCCTTGAGGAAAAGGTCATCCTGGCAGCCGACTCACTGGCGAAGCGGGTTCGGGAAAGGATCCTCGGTTGA
- a CDS encoding GcvT family protein, translated as MASTPSIVIIGAGIVGTNLADELVTRGWNNITVLDQGPLNMPGGSTSHAPGLVFQTNPSKTMALFAKYTVEKLLSLTEDGQSCFNQVGGLEVATTETRLTDLKRKLGYAAAWGIEGKILSRAECKELYPLLNEEDILGGLHVPTDGLALAARAVQLLIKRTEAAGVKYIGNTEVTGIEQSNRRVTGVETADGVIPADIVVSCAGFWGAKVGELIGMSVPLLPLAHQYVKTTPVPAQKGKNELPNGAQLPILRHQDQDLYYREHGDRYGIGSYAHRPMPVDLDELGSYEPSSISEHNMPSRLDFTLDDFLPAWEATKQILPALRESEIEDGFNGIFSFTPDGGSLVGESKEVDGFFVAEAVWVTHSAGIARAVAELLVDGKSQIDLGDCDIHRFEEVQLTPEYVSETSQQNFVEIYDVLHPLQPKLSPRNLRVSPFHARHKQLGGVFLEGGGWERPYWFEANAELLKEMPDEWQPPARDAWSGMFSSPIAAAEAWKTRTAVAMYDMTPLKRLEVSGPGAMKLLQELTTADMTKKPGAVTYTLLLDHAGGIRSDITVARLSEDTFQLGANGNIDTAYFERAARHQTENGTASDWVQVRDTTGGTCCIGLWGPLARDLISTVSSDDFSNDGLKYFRSKKVVIGGVTVTAMRLSYVGELGWELYTSADNGQRLWDALWKAGQPFGVIAAGRAAFSSLRLEKGYRSWGTDMTTEHDPLEAGLGFAVKMTKDNFVGKAALEGRTEENSARRLRCLTVDDGRSIVLGKEPVFYKDQAVGYVTSAAYGYTVAKPIAYAYLPAAVSIGDSVEIEYFGRRIQATVTADPLYDPTMTRLRG; from the coding sequence ATGGCTTCCACGCCAAGCATTGTCATTATTGGAGCTGGAATCGTCGGCACGAACCTTGCCGATGAACTGGTCACACGGGGTTGGAACAACATCACTGTCCTGGACCAGGGACCCCTGAATATGCCCGGCGGCTCCACGTCCCACGCCCCCGGCCTCGTTTTTCAGACCAACCCTTCGAAGACCATGGCACTTTTCGCCAAGTACACGGTGGAAAAGCTCCTGTCCCTCACGGAGGACGGCCAAAGCTGTTTCAACCAGGTGGGCGGCCTTGAAGTTGCCACCACCGAGACCCGCCTCACGGACCTGAAGCGGAAGCTTGGCTATGCTGCCGCTTGGGGTATCGAAGGCAAGATCCTCTCCCGCGCCGAGTGCAAGGAGCTTTACCCGCTTCTGAATGAAGAGGACATCTTGGGCGGCCTCCATGTACCTACCGACGGCCTGGCCCTGGCTGCCCGCGCAGTCCAGTTGCTCATCAAGCGCACCGAAGCAGCCGGCGTGAAGTACATCGGCAACACCGAGGTGACCGGGATCGAACAGTCCAACCGCCGCGTCACCGGCGTCGAGACCGCCGACGGCGTGATCCCGGCGGACATCGTGGTTTCCTGCGCAGGCTTCTGGGGCGCCAAGGTGGGCGAGCTGATCGGCATGTCCGTCCCGCTCCTCCCGCTGGCCCACCAGTACGTCAAGACAACGCCGGTTCCCGCCCAGAAGGGTAAGAACGAACTGCCCAACGGCGCCCAGCTCCCCATCCTGCGCCACCAGGACCAGGACCTCTACTACCGCGAGCACGGCGACCGCTACGGCATCGGCTCCTACGCACACCGGCCCATGCCCGTGGACCTGGACGAACTGGGCAGCTACGAGCCCAGCAGCATCAGCGAACACAACATGCCTTCCCGCCTGGACTTCACCCTGGATGACTTCCTTCCCGCATGGGAAGCAACCAAGCAGATCCTGCCGGCACTGCGTGAAAGCGAAATCGAGGATGGCTTCAACGGCATCTTCTCCTTCACCCCGGACGGCGGCTCCCTGGTGGGCGAGTCCAAGGAAGTGGACGGCTTCTTCGTTGCCGAGGCCGTGTGGGTCACACACTCCGCCGGCATCGCCCGTGCCGTGGCAGAGCTCCTCGTGGACGGAAAGTCGCAGATTGACCTCGGCGACTGCGATATCCACCGCTTCGAAGAGGTCCAGCTGACCCCCGAGTACGTCAGCGAGACCTCCCAGCAGAACTTCGTGGAAATCTACGATGTCCTGCACCCGCTGCAGCCCAAGCTCTCTCCGCGCAATCTTCGCGTCAGCCCCTTCCACGCCCGCCACAAGCAGCTGGGCGGCGTCTTCCTGGAGGGCGGCGGCTGGGAGCGCCCCTACTGGTTCGAAGCCAACGCGGAACTGCTCAAGGAGATGCCTGACGAATGGCAGCCGCCGGCACGTGACGCCTGGTCCGGGATGTTCAGCTCGCCCATCGCCGCCGCCGAAGCCTGGAAGACCCGCACCGCGGTGGCCATGTACGACATGACTCCGCTCAAGCGCCTTGAGGTCTCCGGCCCCGGAGCCATGAAGCTGCTGCAGGAGCTGACCACCGCCGACATGACCAAGAAGCCGGGGGCCGTCACCTACACCCTCCTGCTGGACCACGCAGGCGGGATCCGAAGCGACATCACCGTGGCCCGCCTGAGCGAAGACACCTTCCAGCTCGGAGCCAACGGAAACATCGACACCGCCTACTTTGAGCGGGCCGCCCGCCACCAGACGGAAAACGGGACCGCCAGCGACTGGGTCCAGGTTCGCGACACCACCGGCGGCACCTGCTGCATCGGCCTGTGGGGGCCCCTCGCCCGGGACCTCATCAGCACCGTCAGCAGTGACGATTTCTCCAACGACGGCCTGAAATACTTCCGGTCCAAGAAGGTGGTCATCGGCGGCGTCACCGTCACGGCAATGCGCCTGTCCTATGTCGGCGAGCTGGGCTGGGAACTGTACACCAGCGCAGACAACGGACAGCGCCTGTGGGATGCACTGTGGAAGGCCGGGCAGCCGTTCGGCGTTATCGCCGCGGGCCGTGCCGCGTTCAGCTCGCTGCGCCTGGAAAAGGGCTACCGCTCGTGGGGCACCGACATGACCACCGAACACGACCCGCTGGAAGCCGGGCTTGGTTTCGCCGTGAAGATGACCAAGGACAACTTCGTCGGAAAGGCAGCGCTGGAAGGCCGGACCGAGGAAAACTCCGCCCGCCGTCTTCGCTGCCTGACCGTCGACGACGGCCGCAGCATTGTGCTGGGCAAGGAACCTGTGTTCTACAAGGACCAGGCAGTCGGCTACGTCACCAGCGCCGCTTACGGCTATACCGTAGCCAAGCCGATCGCGTACGCGTACCTCCCCGCCGCTGTGTCCATTGGTGACTCGGTCGAGATCGAATACTTTGGCCGGCGTATCCAGGCCACAGTCACGGCCGATCCGCTGTACGACCCCACCATGACCAGGCTCCGCGGCTAA
- the purU gene encoding formyltetrahydrofolate deformylase, with translation MTLMATDSSTSTLTHTEPRVEEAKAQKFVLTLSCVERAGIVQAVTTFLFERGFNIDEHQQFDDGLRQTLHLRTAFSGSPDYTPERLQEEFNAIADRFEMKFSFHDQTKQRVLVMVSKFGHCLNDLIFRWRGGSLGGDIVLIVSNHETHRAMAEAAGLPFLYVPVTPETKADAEQRLLDLIDEYDIDLVVLARYMQVLSDDLCRALEGRAINIHHSFLPGFKGARPYHQAYDRGVKLVGATAHYVTAELDEGPIIEQEVIRVDHSYGPTALSTVGQDAEALALSRAVRWHCEHRVLLDQTSTVVFR, from the coding sequence ATGACCCTAATGGCTACAGACTCATCAACCAGCACGCTGACTCACACAGAGCCTCGCGTGGAAGAAGCCAAGGCCCAGAAGTTCGTACTCACACTGTCGTGCGTCGAACGTGCCGGAATTGTCCAGGCGGTCACCACTTTTCTCTTCGAACGTGGCTTCAACATCGACGAGCACCAGCAGTTCGACGACGGGCTGCGCCAGACGCTGCACCTGCGCACCGCATTCTCGGGTTCCCCTGACTACACGCCGGAGAGGCTCCAGGAGGAGTTCAACGCGATCGCGGACCGTTTCGAGATGAAGTTCAGCTTCCATGACCAGACCAAGCAGCGCGTCCTGGTCATGGTGTCCAAGTTCGGTCACTGCCTCAATGACCTGATCTTCCGCTGGCGGGGTGGCAGCCTGGGCGGCGACATCGTCCTCATTGTTTCCAACCACGAAACCCACCGGGCCATGGCCGAGGCCGCCGGCCTCCCCTTCCTCTACGTCCCGGTGACACCCGAGACGAAGGCAGATGCCGAACAGCGCCTGCTGGACCTCATCGACGAATATGACATCGACCTCGTGGTGCTGGCCCGCTACATGCAGGTGCTGTCCGACGACCTCTGCCGCGCCCTTGAGGGCCGCGCCATCAACATCCACCACTCGTTCCTGCCCGGGTTCAAGGGTGCACGCCCGTACCACCAGGCGTACGATCGTGGCGTCAAGCTGGTGGGCGCTACAGCCCACTACGTGACCGCAGAACTGGATGAGGGGCCCATCATCGAACAGGAAGTCATCCGGGTGGACCACAGTTATGGACCGACCGCCCTTTCCACAGTTGGGCAGGATGCCGAAGCCCTGGCGCTGTCCCGTGCCGTGAGGTGGCACTGCGAGCACCGTGTGTTGCTGGATCAAACCAGCACCGTCGTGTTCCGGTAA
- a CDS encoding GntR family transcriptional regulator, whose translation MLDIKPGDLLNDDHLARDLGMGRTPVREALKRLELDRLVVSYPRRGTFATRVEVTDLAFISEIRTQLEPLAASRAARVATEQQREQLRAVLRAVESFDTHAASVVETLRLDARVHQGIYAAAANPHLEDVLVRYDNLATRIWCMVLDRLPDLARHVHEHVDLLGAVIDGDEARAAELARIHVSGFEDAVRRALFT comes from the coding sequence ATGCTGGACATCAAGCCGGGGGATCTCCTCAATGACGACCACCTCGCCAGGGACCTTGGCATGGGGCGTACTCCCGTCCGCGAAGCCTTGAAGCGGCTGGAGCTGGACCGGCTGGTTGTTTCGTATCCGCGCAGGGGAACTTTTGCCACCCGGGTGGAGGTCACTGATCTCGCTTTTATTTCCGAAATCCGGACCCAGCTTGAACCGCTTGCAGCATCCCGTGCTGCCCGGGTTGCCACAGAGCAGCAGCGCGAGCAGCTGCGCGCTGTATTGCGGGCGGTTGAGTCGTTCGATACGCATGCCGCCTCCGTCGTGGAAACCCTGCGGCTGGATGCACGTGTGCACCAGGGGATCTACGCTGCTGCGGCCAATCCCCACCTCGAAGACGTCCTGGTCCGCTATGACAACCTCGCCACCCGTATCTGGTGCATGGTGCTTGATCGCCTTCCTGACCTCGCCCGCCACGTGCATGAGCATGTGGATCTGCTCGGTGCAGTGATTGACGGGGACGAGGCGCGCGCCGCCGAGCTCGCGAGGATTCACGTCAGCGGCTTCGAGGATGCCGTCCGCAGGGCTCTCTTCACCTAG
- the glyA gene encoding serine hydroxymethyltransferase, translating to MVDVLTRTLAETDPAIHAAVEQELLRQQGTLEMIASENFAPTAVMEAQGSVLTNKYAEGYPGKRYYGGCEHVDVVEQLAIDRLKSLFGSEFANVQPHSGAQANAAAMFALIQPGDTILGLNLAHGGHLTHGMKINFSGKLYKVVPYGVDEDSMQIDMSEVERLAVENKPKLIVAGWSAYSRQLDFAEFRRIADLVGAYLMVDMAHFAGLVAAGLHPNPVPHAHIVTSTTHKTLGGPRGGVILTNDAGIAKKVNSAVFPGQQGGPLEHVIAAKAVAFKLAAEPEFRDRQERTLEGARIIAERILAADVAESGVTVVSGGTDVHLVLVDLRNSELDGQQGEDRLHRIGITVNRNAVPFDPRPPMVSSGLRIGTPALATRGFGQAEFTEVADIIAAALKHDFNEETVAELRQRVEILAGKFPLYPNLSSDSNEVA from the coding sequence ATGGTCGACGTTCTGACCCGCACGCTTGCAGAGACGGATCCTGCTATCCACGCCGCTGTGGAGCAGGAACTGCTGCGCCAGCAGGGCACGCTGGAGATGATCGCCTCCGAAAACTTTGCGCCGACTGCCGTCATGGAGGCGCAGGGATCCGTACTGACCAACAAGTACGCCGAGGGGTACCCGGGCAAGCGCTATTACGGCGGCTGCGAACACGTTGACGTGGTGGAGCAGCTGGCCATCGACCGCCTCAAGTCCCTCTTCGGTTCCGAATTCGCCAACGTCCAGCCCCACTCCGGTGCGCAGGCCAACGCAGCGGCGATGTTCGCCCTGATCCAGCCCGGTGACACCATCCTGGGCCTGAACCTGGCTCACGGTGGCCATCTGACGCACGGCATGAAGATCAATTTCTCCGGCAAGCTCTACAAGGTGGTCCCGTATGGCGTCGATGAAGACTCCATGCAGATCGACATGTCGGAAGTGGAGCGCCTGGCGGTTGAGAACAAGCCGAAGCTGATCGTCGCCGGCTGGTCCGCGTACTCCCGCCAGCTGGACTTCGCCGAATTCCGCCGCATCGCTGACCTGGTGGGCGCCTACCTGATGGTGGACATGGCCCACTTCGCCGGCCTGGTGGCTGCAGGACTGCACCCCAACCCCGTGCCTCACGCCCACATCGTTACCAGCACCACCCACAAGACCCTTGGCGGCCCGCGCGGTGGAGTGATCCTGACCAACGACGCCGGCATCGCCAAGAAGGTCAACTCCGCAGTGTTCCCGGGACAGCAGGGCGGCCCGCTGGAGCACGTCATTGCCGCGAAGGCCGTGGCGTTCAAGCTCGCTGCTGAGCCGGAGTTCCGCGACCGCCAGGAACGCACCCTGGAAGGCGCCCGCATCATCGCAGAACGCATACTGGCTGCCGACGTTGCAGAGTCCGGTGTGACCGTGGTCAGCGGTGGTACCGACGTGCACCTGGTCCTGGTCGATCTGCGCAATTCGGAACTGGACGGCCAGCAGGGCGAAGACCGCCTGCACCGGATCGGGATCACCGTTAACCGGAACGCTGTGCCCTTCGACCCGCGTCCCCCGATGGTTTCCTCCGGTCTTCGTATCGGCACGCCGGCACTGGCCACGCGTGGGTTCGGGCAGGCCGAGTTCACCGAGGTCGCGGACATTATCGCCGCAGCCCTTAAGCACGATTTCAATGAAGAGACCGTGGCAGAACTTCGGCAGCGGGTTGAAATCCTGGCCGGAAAGTTCCCGCTCTACCCCAACCTTTCCTCTGACTCGAACGAGGTGGCATGA